A region of Streptomyces paludis DNA encodes the following proteins:
- a CDS encoding helix-turn-helix domain-containing protein → MSGYTRWQDIRAEHVARAGGEEAVQAGKEQLLAETTGRRLAELRRSRGLTQQDVADRMGVTKGRVSQIERGHVSGQDVIARFAVALGGRLHQAIYFDDGDIAAIA, encoded by the coding sequence GTGAGCGGCTACACGCGCTGGCAGGACATTCGCGCTGAGCATGTTGCCCGCGCCGGAGGCGAGGAGGCTGTACAGGCGGGCAAGGAGCAGCTTCTCGCGGAGACAACTGGCCGCCGCCTGGCGGAACTACGGCGGTCCCGAGGGCTGACCCAGCAGGACGTGGCCGACCGTATGGGCGTCACCAAGGGGCGTGTGTCACAAATCGAGCGCGGACACGTCTCCGGCCAAGACGTCATCGCTCGATTCGCTGTGGCTTTGGGTGGGCGTCTGCATCAGGCCATCTATTTCGATGACGGGGACATCGCGGCTATCGCCTGA
- a CDS encoding type II toxin-antitoxin system RelE/ParE family toxin, with product MDSEWEIFLVDEVRDWIDGLDDLAHARVVQALDALSEGGPGLGRPLVDTIHGSTMANMKELRPGTVRILFAFDPWRCSILLVAGDKAGRWNEWYREAIPLAEERYETYVKERAQKEGGRS from the coding sequence ATGGACAGCGAGTGGGAGATCTTCCTGGTCGACGAGGTGCGCGACTGGATCGATGGCCTCGACGACCTGGCGCATGCACGAGTGGTGCAGGCACTGGATGCCCTGTCGGAGGGAGGCCCGGGGCTCGGGCGTCCACTGGTCGACACCATCCATGGCTCGACGATGGCGAATATGAAGGAACTGCGCCCCGGAACGGTGCGCATCTTGTTCGCCTTCGATCCGTGGCGCTGCAGCATTCTGCTGGTGGCGGGAGACAAAGCGGGGCGGTGGAACGAGTGGTACCGGGAAGCGATTCCGCTGGCCGAAGAGCGCTATGAGACCTACGTGAAGGAACGAGCCCAGAAAGAAGGAGGACGATCGTGA
- a CDS encoding SDR family oxidoreductase gives MPLTGRPRGFRDLDGQVAVVTGAARGVGELLARKLSARGARVALVGLEEDELKRVAGRLHAEGGHWYADVTDDAAMTRVAGEVQERFGRVDIVVANAGVAAGGPFEDSDPAAWRRVVEVNLIGGAVTARAFLPYLRRSRGYFLQIASLAAITPAPLMTAYCASKSGVEAFAHSLRGEVAHQGVRVGVGYLSWTDTDMVRGADEDEALRELRARLPWPANRTYPLGPAVDRIVAGIERRAPHVYAQWWLRGMQGVRGYVPGVVATAGQREMRLFEARLAGRPGGAGAGVRRGLVGAGGAADERGRTLRN, from the coding sequence CTGCCGCTTACGGGCCGCCCGCGCGGCTTCCGCGACCTCGACGGACAGGTCGCCGTTGTCACCGGCGCCGCGCGCGGGGTCGGTGAGCTGCTGGCGCGCAAGCTCTCGGCGCGGGGCGCGCGGGTGGCGCTCGTGGGCCTGGAGGAGGACGAGCTGAAGCGTGTCGCCGGGCGGCTGCACGCGGAGGGTGGCCACTGGTACGCGGATGTCACGGACGACGCCGCGATGACCCGGGTCGCGGGCGAGGTGCAGGAACGCTTCGGCCGGGTCGACATCGTCGTGGCGAACGCGGGTGTGGCGGCGGGCGGCCCCTTCGAGGACTCGGACCCGGCCGCGTGGCGCCGGGTCGTCGAGGTCAATCTGATCGGGGGCGCGGTGACGGCGCGGGCGTTCCTGCCGTATCTGCGCCGCAGCCGCGGCTACTTCCTCCAGATAGCCTCGCTCGCCGCGATCACGCCGGCGCCGCTGATGACGGCGTACTGCGCGTCCAAGTCCGGCGTCGAGGCGTTCGCGCACAGCCTGCGCGGCGAGGTCGCGCACCAGGGCGTACGTGTCGGCGTCGGCTATCTGTCCTGGACGGACACCGACATGGTGCGCGGCGCCGACGAGGACGAGGCGCTGCGCGAACTGCGCGCCCGGCTGCCCTGGCCGGCGAACCGTACGTACCCGCTCGGCCCCGCGGTGGACCGTATCGTCGCCGGCATAGAGCGGCGCGCGCCGCATGTGTACGCGCAGTGGTGGCTGCGCGGTATGCAGGGCGTACGGGGCTATGTGCCCGGCGTCGTCGCCACCGCCGGACAGCGCGAGATGCGCCTCTTCGAAGCGCGCCTCGCGGGCCGTCCGGGGGGCGCGGGCGCGGGCGTGCGCAGGGGGCTGGTGGGCGCGGGCGGCGCGGCGGACGAACGGGGGCGCACGCTCCGTAACTGA
- a CDS encoding S41 family peptidase, with amino-acid sequence MSDETAYLRFPHLHGDSLCFVAEDDLWVAPLPGAGEEPGRAWRVTADRTRLGHPRFSPDGRHIAYTSWRSLDPEIHLAPVGGGPARRLTYWGATDTRVCGWTPGDRTDGEPQILAVSSHGQPFSYFAWAYSLPLDGSPGGALPWGPVTDIAVADLDGERRTLLLTGKPPHEPAAWKRYRGGATGRLWLHGERLLPDIGGHLDSPMFVAGRIAFLSDHEGVGNLYSCLPDGTDLTRHTDHDAFYARHAASDGHRVVYQCAGDLWLVDTLTPDSRPRRLDVRLGGPRAGRRGYQVPAGRHIDGLSVDLTGRASAVSVRGSLYWLTHRDGPARTIADTPGVRVRNPVMLGSGGQVAYVTDADGEDAVEIAYLPRASGDRAPRRLASGRLGRVLEMVADPDGERIAIASHDGRLLLIDVADGDVGTPVEPEAPEQPEPPKPPEPQEPQEPQEPPEPEAPPEPSEEAQPPTPDPTPIPTPDPVTELIRSINGPVTDLAFSPDGGWLTWSHPGIGRSLRQIKLAKIAGSFARTVVDVTNGRFEDENPVFTSDGRYLAFLSWRGFDPVYDVHTGALSFPLGCRPYLVPLSSATPSPFALSPDGRPAAGGLDPTLGEDGEGTVTVEVEGLPDRVTPFPVTASKYSALRPVSGGGLVWLRWPISGALGETFANPADMSGRPTLEHFDIAKARKSELVAHLDWFATSGDGSRLVVVDDGELRAVPATELGDLDTTVFLDPRRILHDVDPEAEWRQAYAEAGRIIRAYFWEPRMCGIDWDGVLDQYRPLVERVASPDEFADLLREVLGELGTSHAYVTPARRNEGPAHYQRAMGLLGANLVCREGEWTVKRILPGDSSDSRARSPLAGTGIREGAVLTHVDGRAVDPLTGPYPLLSAAGGTTVELTFRPAAREGRETREDRPRRVAVVPLIDERPLRYQDWVSKRREAVREISGGRCGYLHIPDMGGSGWAQFNRDLRLEVSRPALIVDVRGNAGGHISELVVEKLSRRIIGWDLTRDAQPVSYASNAPRGPVVALADEATASDGDMITAAFKLLGLGPVVGQRTWGGVVGMTGRHRLVDGTVITVPMNAAWFDAYGWSIENHGVAPDVEALRTPLDWAEGRHAQLDDAVWMALDLLAGTPAATPPDYNAVPNLRRPPLPPRTQPM; translated from the coding sequence GTGAGTGACGAGACCGCGTACCTTCGCTTCCCGCACCTGCACGGCGACTCCCTGTGCTTCGTCGCCGAGGACGACCTCTGGGTCGCCCCGCTCCCCGGGGCCGGGGAGGAACCCGGCCGGGCCTGGCGGGTGACGGCGGACCGGACCCGGCTCGGCCATCCCCGCTTCTCGCCCGACGGGCGGCACATCGCCTATACGAGCTGGCGCAGCCTCGACCCCGAGATCCACCTCGCGCCCGTCGGCGGCGGCCCCGCGCGGCGGCTGACGTACTGGGGCGCCACCGACACCCGCGTCTGCGGCTGGACCCCCGGCGACCGTACGGACGGCGAGCCGCAGATCCTCGCCGTCTCCTCGCACGGCCAGCCCTTCTCGTACTTCGCCTGGGCGTACAGCCTGCCCCTCGACGGCTCCCCCGGCGGCGCGCTGCCCTGGGGCCCGGTGACGGACATCGCCGTCGCGGACCTCGACGGTGAGCGCCGTACGCTCCTGCTCACCGGCAAGCCGCCGCACGAGCCCGCCGCCTGGAAGCGCTACCGGGGCGGCGCGACCGGCCGCCTCTGGCTGCACGGGGAGCGGCTGCTCCCGGACATCGGCGGGCATCTCGACTCGCCGATGTTCGTGGCCGGGCGCATCGCGTTCCTCTCCGACCACGAGGGCGTAGGGAACCTCTACTCCTGCCTCCCCGACGGTACGGACCTCACCCGCCACACCGACCACGACGCCTTCTACGCCCGCCACGCCGCCTCCGACGGCCACCGGGTCGTCTACCAGTGCGCGGGCGACCTCTGGCTGGTCGACACCCTGACCCCGGACTCCCGGCCGCGCAGGCTGGACGTACGGCTCGGGGGCCCGCGCGCGGGCCGGCGCGGCTATCAGGTGCCCGCCGGCCGGCACATCGACGGCCTCTCGGTGGACCTGACGGGCCGCGCGAGCGCCGTCTCCGTACGCGGCAGCCTCTACTGGCTCACCCACCGCGACGGCCCCGCCCGCACCATCGCGGACACCCCGGGCGTACGGGTCAGAAACCCGGTGATGCTCGGCAGCGGCGGCCAGGTCGCGTACGTCACGGACGCGGACGGCGAGGACGCCGTCGAGATCGCGTACCTCCCGCGCGCGAGCGGCGACCGCGCCCCGCGCAGACTGGCGTCCGGGCGGCTGGGCCGCGTACTGGAGATGGTCGCGGACCCGGACGGGGAACGGATCGCGATCGCGTCGCACGACGGGCGGCTGCTGCTGATCGATGTGGCGGACGGGGATGTGGGGACGCCGGTGGAGCCGGAGGCACCCGAGCAGCCCGAGCCGCCAAAGCCCCCCGAGCCCCAGGAGCCACAAGAACCCCAGGAGCCGCCCGAGCCAGAGGCGCCGCCCGAGCCTTCGGAAGAAGCGCAGCCCCCCACCCCCGATCCAACCCCAATCCCAACCCCCGATCCCGTCACCGAACTCATCCGCTCCATCAACGGCCCCGTCACCGACCTCGCCTTCTCCCCCGACGGCGGCTGGCTCACCTGGTCCCACCCCGGTATCGGCCGCTCGCTGCGCCAGATCAAGCTCGCCAAGATCGCCGGCAGCTTCGCCCGTACCGTCGTCGATGTCACCAACGGCCGTTTCGAGGACGAGAACCCCGTCTTCACCAGCGACGGCCGCTATCTCGCCTTCCTCTCCTGGCGCGGCTTCGACCCGGTCTACGACGTGCACACCGGCGCCCTGTCCTTCCCGCTGGGCTGCCGCCCGTACCTCGTGCCGCTCTCCTCCGCGACCCCGTCGCCCTTCGCGCTCTCCCCCGACGGCCGGCCGGCCGCGGGCGGGCTCGATCCGACGCTCGGTGAGGACGGCGAGGGTACGGTCACGGTCGAGGTCGAGGGGCTGCCGGACCGGGTCACGCCGTTCCCCGTGACCGCGTCGAAGTACTCGGCGCTGCGCCCGGTCAGCGGCGGGGGGCTGGTCTGGCTGCGCTGGCCGATCTCGGGCGCGCTGGGTGAGACGTTCGCGAACCCGGCGGACATGTCCGGGCGGCCGACGCTGGAGCACTTCGACATCGCGAAGGCGCGCAAGAGCGAACTCGTCGCGCATCTGGACTGGTTCGCGACGAGCGGCGACGGGAGCAGGCTGGTGGTCGTGGACGACGGCGAGCTGCGCGCCGTACCCGCGACCGAGCTGGGCGACCTCGATACGACGGTCTTCCTCGATCCCCGGCGCATCCTGCACGACGTCGATCCGGAGGCGGAGTGGCGGCAGGCGTACGCGGAGGCGGGGCGGATCATCCGCGCGTACTTCTGGGAGCCGCGGATGTGCGGCATCGACTGGGACGGGGTCCTCGACCAGTACCGGCCGCTGGTCGAACGCGTCGCCTCCCCCGACGAGTTCGCCGATCTGCTGCGCGAGGTCCTCGGCGAGCTGGGCACGTCGCACGCGTACGTCACACCGGCGAGGCGCAACGAGGGCCCGGCGCACTACCAGCGGGCGATGGGGCTGCTGGGCGCCAACCTCGTTTGCCGGGAGGGCGAATGGACGGTGAAGCGCATCCTGCCCGGCGACTCCTCGGACTCCCGGGCGCGCTCGCCGCTGGCGGGTACGGGCATCCGCGAGGGCGCGGTGCTCACGCATGTGGACGGGCGGGCGGTGGACCCGCTGACCGGCCCGTATCCCCTGCTCTCCGCCGCCGGGGGCACGACGGTGGAGCTGACCTTCCGCCCGGCGGCGCGCGAGGGCCGCGAGACCCGCGAGGACCGGCCCCGGCGCGTCGCGGTGGTCCCGCTGATCGACGAACGGCCGCTGCGCTACCAGGACTGGGTGTCCAAACGCCGCGAGGCGGTACGGGAGATCAGCGGCGGCCGGTGCGGCTATCTGCACATCCCCGACATGGGCGGCTCCGGCTGGGCGCAGTTCAACCGGGATCTACGGCTGGAGGTCTCGCGCCCGGCGCTGATCGTGGACGTCCGGGGCAACGCGGGCGGCCATATCAGCGAACTGGTCGTCGAGAAGCTCAGCCGCCGCATCATCGGCTGGGACCTGACCCGCGACGCCCAGCCCGTCTCGTACGCCTCGAACGCCCCACGCGGCCCGGTCGTCGCACTGGCCGACGAGGCGACCGCCTCCGACGGCGACATGATCACCGCCGCCTTCAAGCTGCTCGGCCTGGGCCCGGTCGTCGGCCAGCGCACCTGGGGCGGCGTGGTCGGCATGACGGGCCGCCACCGCCTGGTCGACGGCACGGTGATCACGGTGCCGATGAACGCGGCCTGGTTCGACGCGTACGGCTGGTCCATCGAGAACCACGGCGTCGCCCCGGACGTCGAAGCCCTGCGCACCCCCCTCGACTGGGCCGAGGGCCGCCACGCCCAACTGGACGACGCGGTCTGGATGGCCCTGGACCTCCTGGCCGGCACCCCGGCCGCCACCCCACCCGACTACAACGCAGTCCCCAACCTCCGCCGCCCACCACTCCCCCCACGCACCCAACCAATGTGA
- a CDS encoding TetR/AcrR family transcriptional regulator, which translates to MARSRLTPEREAELYGAVLDLLREVGYDALTMDAVAARTHSSKATLYRQWGSKAELVVRAMRSNKPLHTTQVDTGSLRGDFLAMVSDTDDCQVEKDTALMRGLFHAVHDNPELFQALRELLIEPEIDGLNVLLQRAVDRGEIPADSPALKYVVHMLVGAFAARQLIEDVPPDQAFLGSYIDAVVFPALGV; encoded by the coding sequence ATGGCACGCAGCAGACTCACGCCTGAACGCGAGGCCGAGCTGTACGGTGCCGTGCTCGATCTGCTGCGCGAGGTCGGTTACGACGCCCTCACCATGGACGCCGTGGCCGCTCGTACCCACTCCAGCAAAGCCACCCTCTACCGCCAGTGGGGGAGCAAGGCCGAGCTGGTCGTCCGGGCGATGCGGAGCAACAAACCGCTGCACACGACCCAGGTCGACACCGGTTCGCTGCGCGGGGACTTCCTCGCCATGGTGTCGGACACGGACGACTGTCAGGTGGAGAAGGACACCGCGCTGATGCGGGGTCTGTTCCACGCCGTGCACGACAATCCCGAACTCTTCCAGGCGCTGCGCGAACTGCTCATCGAGCCCGAGATCGACGGACTCAATGTGCTGCTCCAGCGGGCCGTGGACCGGGGCGAGATCCCCGCGGACAGCCCCGCGCTGAAATATGTCGTCCACATGCTGGTCGGGGCCTTCGCGGCCCGGCAGCTGATCGAGGATGTGCCGCCGGACCAGGCGTTCCTCGGCTCTTATATCGACGCCGTCGTCTTCCCCGCCCTCGGTGTCTGA